In one window of Solanum pennellii chromosome 2, SPENNV200 DNA:
- the LOC107009851 gene encoding uncharacterized protein LOC107009851, translating to MPAGYQPPKFQQFDGKGSPKQHVAHFIETCNNACTYGDYLVKQFVRSLKGNAFDWYTDLESGSIDSGEQMEQEFLNRFYSTKRTVSMVKLTNTRQRNEVPVFDFINRSRHASLNCKDRLSEASGIEMCIQGMHWGLRYIFQGIKPKTFEELATGTHDMELSMSSVGTELPPVHELSKVKERQEFKKMGKYLPKIENKESMNVNTSHVKFTTRLGNTQSAKSTSFERRKNQKLTLKEMQRKDYDIPWFHDVSAIFDELLEMKLFELPEMKRSDEAGRSDDPKYCKYHRLVGHPIEKCFLFKDKIMDLARKGKIELEDEKLSSNQNAASVREGSTREDEYPVDDLDDIGWTPVTRRRRRK from the exons ATGCCTGCCGGTTATCAACCTCCAAAATTTCAGCAGTTTGATGGTAAGGGAAGCCCAAAGCAACATGTGGCACACTTCATTGAAACGTGCAACAATGCTTGTACATACGGAGACTACCTCGTCAAACAATTTGTCCGCTCCCTTAAGGGCAATGCTTTCGATTGGTACACAGACCTTGAGTCTGGTTCCATTGATAGTGGGGAACAAATGGAGCAAGAATTTCTCAACCGCTTTTATAGCACAAAGCGTACTGTAAGCATGGTGAAACTTACAAACACACGTCAGCGCAATGAAGTGCCGGTCTTCGACTTCATCAATCGATCGAGGCATGCAAGTCTAAACTGTAAAGATAGACTTAGTGAGGCTTCAGGCATAGAAATGTGCATTCAAGGTATGCATTGGGGTCTCCGCTATATTTTTCAAGGCATAAAGCCTAAAACTTTTGAAGAATTGGCCACCGGCACTCATGATATGGAGTTGAGCATGTCGTCAGTTGGAACTGAATTGCCACCTGTCCACGAACTCAGCAAAGTCAAAGAAAGgcaagaatttaagaaaatggGAAAATATTTGCCTAAGATTGAAAACAAGGAATCCATGAACGTCAATACTTCTCATGTGAAATTCACCACAAGGCTAGGCAATACACAGAGCGCAAAATCGACTTCTTTTGAAAGAAGGAAGAATCAAAAGCTTACTTTGAAGGAAATGCAGCGAAAGGActatgatataccgtggtttcacg ATGTTTCTGCAATCTTTGATGAACTCCTTGAGATGAAACTTTTTGAGTTACCAGAGATGAAACGATCAGATGAAGCAGGAAGGAGTGATGATCCAAAATACTGCAAATATCATCGGTTGGTTGGCCACCCTATCGAGAAATGCTTCCTCTTCAAGGACAAAATCATGGACTTAGCTCGCAAagggaaaattgaacttgaagatgagaaATTGAGTTCAAACCAA AATGCGGCTTCTGTTCGAGAGGGATCGACGAGAGAAGATGAATACCCAGTCgatgatcttgatgatatagGTTGGACTCCTGTGACTCGCCGTAGACGCCGAAAATGA